The Ursus arctos isolate Adak ecotype North America unplaced genomic scaffold, UrsArc2.0 scaffold_25, whole genome shotgun sequence DNA segment AGCCCTCCTGACCCAGGGCTGCTGCTGGCACCCATGAACCGCTCAGCCCTCTAAGGGAGCTTGGTACCAGGACCAGTGCTTTGGGGTCGATGACCTTTTTGCCAAATCATTGGTCGGCCACCCTCGAGTGGCCCCCACTTGGCCACCGTCCAATAAACCACCGGTTGGTGCCCTTGGTTGCTGAGACAGGGACGGTAGGCAGGCCTGGACTCCTCCCGACTACTGTCCACCCCCAGGGAGGGTCCGAGCATGTGGATTCCCTGAGTAAGTTCCATCGAAGATCTCTTGGGCTCATCACAAATCAAACACTGAACGGGTGGCCTGCCCCCAAAAtgcttgtgtatgtatgtggcGGGGGGGACAGAGTATGGGAAGGAAAGGTGGAAGGCAGTGAACATTACTGAGCTGCTACAATGTGGCAGATACTGATGGGTACTTGACACGACCCTTAGCAACAAAGCTATGTCTTTACAATCAATTTACTTCCGTTCTGGGTGCGTAATAATGCCACACGTGTATATAgcacctttccttccttcaaagTACTTCTATGCCTGTTGCCTCTTTCAATCTTCACAACACCCTGGTGTTCCAGAGGACGACACGGGCAGGGACAAAACGATGTGCCACAAGTTACGGGCTGGCAGCGGCAGGCTCCTCACCCCTCTCCTCTGCACCGTCCCCAGTGCCTTGCTTGACCACGTTGGGTCACAGAACAGCCTTCTGATTGCAAGTAATCACCCCGTTCGAGTTTGCAAGTTCCTTCAAGACAGAGATgatgctctctttttcttccctcttgccCATGGTGCTCAAGGCTGCATGAACAGCAGGTGCTGGCTAAGTGCTGACTGAGGGTGTTTTTGGCACAGACTCTCTTGAACATGGGCAGGGGAAGTGATGGAATCCTGGTCTCTGGGTTCTTACCAGGGATCCCTCAGAGTTAAACCTTCATAAATCTGAGAAATCATCCTCCAGAGTCCCCGCTGGGTTATTTAAGAGACCTAAGGTGAAACCCCAGCCAGGTCCCACCTGTGCACTCAGCCGCGGCACCAGAGCTGGGGTGGCCGTTCTCCTGGAAGCCTGAACTGGCATGCTGTGGCGGGGCGGGATGCCACGTGGGAGGGAAGCTCAGTCACTCCTGTCCCTGGCCCCAGGTGCCCTCCATTCCCAGGATGATGCAGGCTGGCCCAGGGGTGGCAGCCAATGAGCACAATAATACTGTCGTGTGTATGGAGCCCTTGGCTGTGTGTGAGGTCACCCCGTCCTCACGGCCTGGCTCACTGCAGTTTGGGCAGGGCAGCCATGAAGCTCCTGGGTTTTCCCGGAGTCACCGACTtattgcctgaggtcacacacaTGGCATGCCCTCCATTCCTTCCTGGGCACGTCCTGAAGTGCCACTGTCCCTCCGTCTTGGCACACATGAACAGGGGTCCTGGTGGCGTCCCCTCACTGGCTGTTCCCCACCCACTCTGGCAGTTTGTGGATCTGGCGCTCCACGGAGATGGAGGTCCGGAGCGTGCCCATGGAGTTCTCCATCTTGCTGGGCTCCAGCATGCAGCCCCCTttctggcacagtgcctggaacacctCCCGGGACTTCTTGCGGAAGCGCTTGCCCACAATCACGTACACCAGCGGGTTGAGGCAGCTGTTGCTGTAGGCCACGTAGGTGGCGATCTGCGTGAAGACGTCGATCACGTACTCATCCCAGCAGCCAGACAGGATGTCCAGGCGCAGCAGAGTGTCCAGGACGGTGCTGATCTGGAAGGGCAGCCAGCAGATGACGAAGAGCAGCAGCACGGCCAGGACCAGCACCGTGGCCTTCCTCTCCGTCTGGATCTCCTTGAACTTCTGCATCTCATTGTTACGCAGCACCTGCATGATCTGCACAGTGCAGAAGGTGATGATGGTCAGGGGCAACAGGAAGCCCACGAAGTTGAGGAGGATGTTGGTGAACACTTCCCAGGTGCGGGACGGGTAGGTGATGACGCAGGCAGTGACGTTGTGGCCCTCGTCCCTGTACTCCTTCATGGTCCGGAAGGCCAGCATGGGCGAACTCAGGAGCAGCGCGCAGCCCCAGATCACCAGGCTGTAGAGCTTGGCCCAGCGCACCCCGCGCATCCGGCCCGTGGACATGGTCTTCACCAGGGCCAGGTAGCGGTCGATGCTCACCAGCATCAGGAAGGAGATGCTGCTGTAGAGATTCATGTAGACCATGGTGTTCACCACACGGCAGAGGACCTCCCCGAAAAGCCAGTCGAAGTTGTTGGCGATGGTGATGGCCCAGAAGGGCAGCCCGCAGGCCAGGATGAGGTCCGCCGCGGCCAGGTTGCCCAGGTAGATCTCGGCCACCGTGCAGCTGCTTTTGTGCAGGCAGAAGATGCTGAGGACGAAGATGTTCTCGAGGGCCGCCAGCACGAACAGGACCCAGAGGAAGGGGGCCTGGATGGTGTTGAGCCAGTTCCACTCGTCGGAGTAGAGGCAGGTGCTGGGCGCGGTCCCATTGAGCGTGGGCATGAGGACTTGCGACGTGAGGTTGAGCATTTCCGTGCTGCAAGAAAGTGGAAAAGAGGCTGTTACACCTCGAGTCACAAGAGGCAGGAGAAACAGctgctgcagaaggagaggggagatcAGCAAGCAGCTTCCAGAAGCGAGGTCGGGAGTGGCACTCAGGCCCTTTCTGCCGCACGCTCAGAGACTCGGGTCCGGGCAGCCCGGACTCCCTGGGGTCTTTGAGAGGTACCCCGTGTCCTTGGGCTAGGCCGAGAGCTCATGGTCTTCGCCTCTTGGCTCCACTGGGATGTTTCCTTGGCCAGCGTCCATCATCAGCACTGACAATTACAGTCTTGGACCCTGGACCTCCTCGAAGCTTCCGTGATGGGAGTTCACCATTCCTTCCTTATCGcacgggcccctcccaagggagcTGGTCGTCTTTCAGCCTCTCAGGGCCTGGTCATGGTGAGTAATTGATTAGAGGAGAAAAATGATATCATGCCAGACAGGGAGATTCCAGCCTGGCTCCGAGACCACAGCCCATGTGCCCACACCCTGTCTCCTTCTGGTAGAGGGCAGCATTGTGCTTCCAGAACTCCCACCAGCAAAGTGTTGATGATCATCAGAGGTTGCATGATGGAAAAGGAGGGCaggggctttggagccaggcagtcctcctgggttcaaatcccagctcattcattagctgtgtgactttgggtaagtctgaacctctctgaacctcaatgaCCTACCTTGCAGAATGGGAATAACAAAATCTACTTCTCAGGGTTGTGGTGGGAATCCAAGACAATTTGCAAAAAGCCCCAAACTCTGCACTTGGTTCAATAAGCATGAATAATTATCTATTTTTGTGAACTTATTAAACCACCAGCAACACTCTGGTTGCTCCTGTGTTAGTGACTTTATCATTAACCCACTGGTTCCTCTTTCATGCTTGGGTGAGACTCAGACCATGGGACAGTTCATTTTCTAGAAGTGTCACTGTTAAGGCTAATTCATCTCTACCTTCAGCAAAAAGGCATGGGGCTTGGACAGATATGGGTTCCAatctagctgtgtggtcttgggcaaattgcttgacctctctgagcttctattttgtttcctttggagtAGAGTATTACTCTCTTCTTGACTTGCTTTGCATAGTCGTTGCAAGGTTCGAATCAGAGTGGGTCTGAGGACACATTGAAAGCAGAAAGCACAACTCGGAATGCAGGACTGAGTGGACACTTTCCTAGTGCCCTCTGGGGTTGGCGGGGAGTGGGGGGACGGCGGCACTAGAGGGGCTCTTCCTGGGAGGGTGATTCCTTCCTGGGCAGGCTCATGGGGGAGGAGTTGAGCCACGGCTTATGGGAAAGAATCTGCTGTTCACCTCTGGGACTTCCTCGGAAAATCCCCTCTACTTCCAGGAGTAGCTGGCCAGCCTTCAGCGGCCAGACTGGGCACCTGTGACTAACATAAGCATTGATGAATTTATCCTGGAAATGTGCCTCGAGCTGCTTCTCTGTGCTGAGCTCCACCCTGGCTGTGGGGAGCCAGAGGCCAGTACCGCGTGTCACCTGCCCTGCCCAAGCTCCCAACTGTGATGAATGCCATGGGGTGGAAGGAAGGGCATGGGGCACAGAATTGGGGGGGTGGAGAAGGTTGGAGGTGACTCTCGAGCTGGGTCTCCAAAGATGAGCAACGAATCAATGGAGAGCAAGAAGGACCAGCGTTATACGGTGACAGCTGATGGCTACGCTTGCGGTGACCACAGCATAATGTACCGAGAACTTGGATCACtgtgtcgtacacctgaaaccaagtgtcgtacacctgaaaccaagGTAGCTTTGTGTGTCAGCtgtactcaaataaaattaaaaaataaaacaaacacaacaacaacaaaggagaagggacagaccaggcagaaggagaagcttGAGCGGAGGTGCAGAGTGGAGAAGCCTCTGGCATGTTCTGGAAGGCAGACtggacagggaggcaggaagtGGCAAGAGATGGGATGAATGAGGGAAAAGGGACAGTCACCACCGGCTGCTAAGAGACTGAGACTTTAGCCCTGAGGGCTTTACGGAGGGAGCAATGGAATAGAAAAAACACTCTAGAAAGATCCTTCTGGTGGAGTGGTGGTTTTAGTCTGTCCAGTTTCTGTGCTGCCCTTCCCTTCAAAAGGTAGAGTCTAGTTCCTCTTCCAGTGCATGCAGCCAGACTTAGTGACTTGCCTCCCACCCGTGGTGGCAGTGACAGTGTATCACTCCAGTGCCAGTCATAAAACgcattgcaggggcgcctgggtggcacagtcggttaagcgtctgatgcttggtttcggctcaggtcgtgatctcagggtgctgagatcgagccctgcgtccggctccacactcagcacggagtctacttgagattctctctccctctgctcctctccaccacgcaccgcccccccccgccctctctctctctaaaataaatacatctttaaaaaagctGCAATGCAGCTTCCTCCTTGGCCTCTTGGGTTGCTCGCTGTGGGGGAGGCTGGAGAGCTGCCTCTCGGGGTCTGGCTCTCTAGAGACTGAAGGATGGTACCAGCTGCTGCTGGCTCATTGCCCAGCAATATGGTCCCTCACCAGGGGGATGGCCCCTGGCCCCTAGTTGGCACGGGATCTTCCAAGGTGGCCTGGAGAGTGTGTACCTGGGAGTTACATGCCCTGTGGCACGGTCATCTGCACAGTAGGCTGTACTCAACACAGGGCTGAGAGGCCAGGCTGGGCCCTTCTCTGCTTTGTCGTGCCAGCGTTGCCCCCTGAGGACCgaccctccctttcctctgcttccactCGGGATCAGCTGTcccaacattctctctctctctctctctttttaagattttatttacttatttgacagagagagacagcgagagagagaacacaagcaaggggagtgggagagggagaagcaggcctcccgccgagcagggaccccgatgcggggcttgatcccaggaccctgggatcacaccctgagccgaaggcagacacttagcggctgagccacccaggcactcccgcCCCCCACCATTCTCTCTTTAGCATGACTTGGCCTTCCACCAGACGTCAGACATGTGTTGGACACTTCCCATCTCCATAGTGACCTGGCACATCTCTGTCTGATTCCTTGGGTGTTGACGTCAGAATGTCACTTTTTTCATTCCCAAGCTCTTTTGGGATCGCTTGCACATGACCACCAGTACTGTGTCCTCCTCCTGCATCCCTATGCCCCACCAAACCCCACAGAACGCTCCagtccctctgctcccaccaggCCCATGGGGATTTGAACACCGGCCTCACCAGCCCCCCTGAGAGTTCTCGTCTGTGGATTTAACATCTCCTGTTGCTTCAACTGTTGTCCAGAAGATGAGGGTCACGTTCTCCAGGCCTTCTCCAGGCTGTCTGCCCCTCCCTTATAAAGACTAAATCAAGGAACTCTTTTGACTTACCCGAAAGAGGCTGTGATGGGCACAGGGTCCTCATGAAAAGACAGGAACATTGATCTCTTCCAGTTGGAGAACATTTGGACTCAGAGTGGGACGTAAGTGAGGCTCCTGGGCTGACCAGgggagaaaagacagtgagacggTGGGCTGGGGACCATAAAACACGCCAGGGAAGGGGAACGGAGTCCTTCACttagcaaatgtttattaaacgACTACTGCAGCCGGGGTGCCTGGGAACATCATGGTACAATGTCTTGTCCTCCAGGAGCGTACAATCCGATGGAGAAGCTAGATGTTACTGAATTAGTCACTAATTAATTGAAAACTGGCATAAATGCTATGAAATAAAGATCCCATGACAGTGTGTAACACGGAGTCCTAACCAGCCTGGTGCGGGGAATGAATGGATATTTATTTTGAAGCCGGAGGCTAGGCAGGAGGAAACTGGGTAAAAGGATGGTGGTGGAGAGGAGGATGTCTGGGTGGAAgaagcagcaggtgcaaaggccctgaggcaggaagaagctTGCTGTGGACATGTGTTAGGCCCTGGTGgctcctgggggaaggaggggacaggCTTGTGGCGGGGACGTGGAGGCCGGGAGATGGGTTAGCAGGTGCTGCCCATTCATCTGGGGGCAGTATGATGGAGACTGGAGAGGGCGAATCCCAGGGGTGTTTAGAGAGGAAAGCTGACATGCCTGGCGTAAGACTGGCTAGGGAGAGGCTGGGGATGAGGGTGAGCAGCGTGTCAAGGaccagccccccccacccctgcctacGGGTGCTCCTATCTCCTatgaagggaagaggcagagggggcTAACTTGGAGAGAGCATCATGTGTGTAGACTGGCCCTTGTTAAGTGCCAGTGGGGGTGGAAGTAGCTGTTGGTCCCAGagtgggtctggagctcaggggagaggCCCTGGCTGGAGGATCTCCAGGGACTTCAAGCCTAAGGAGAAAGGCAGGTGGGGAGAGCAGTTCCAACCCTTTGTGGTGGTGGGTGCTCCGGTGAGCTCTCAGGTGCTGAGAGATGTGAGCCTTTCTGCACAGCAGGGCTCTCGCTGACAAagcctccctccatccctcatcCCTTTACTCTGTACAGCTGGCCCTTGCACCGCACAGCTTCCAACGGCAAGGGTTCACTCATGCGGATGTTTTCCAGTACATATGGTACCATCCTGTAAATGTATTCTCTCTtcctgatgcttttttttttttaaagattttatttatttatttgacagacatagagacagccagcgagagagggaacacaagcagggggagtgggagaggaagaagcaggctcatagcagaggagcctgatgtggggctcgatcccagaacgctgggatcactccctgagccaaaggcagacgcttaaccgctgtgccacccaggcgccccttcctgatgcttttcttaataaccttttctcttccttagctCCCTTTATTGTAAGAGGATACCATATAGTACGTATACAAAGTCTGTGTTCATCGGCTGTTCATGTTATCGGGAAGGTCTCTGGTCAACAGTAGGGGATGGAGGCTTAGACCCCCACCTTCTGGTCCAGACCTCGAGCTCGCTCCCCGATCTCACGGGACCTCTTGTTCCTGTCCCAGAAGGGTGTGAAtggctgggtgcctgggtgtaCATGCGTGTGAACATGTGTAGCCATGGGTCTGCCCTGCCTCAGGTTCCAGCCCCTTCTTAGCGAGAGCAGCCTGTGCGAACAGCAGGCACACAGGCTTCCAGAAGCCAGCTCTCCGAAATCATTTGTGGGGCGTGGAGGTAAGGCAGTGGAC contains these protein-coding regions:
- the BDKRB2 gene encoding B2 bradykinin receptor, which produces MFSNWKRSMFLSFHEDPVPITASFGTEMLNLTSQVLMPTLNGTAPSTCLYSDEWNWLNTIQAPFLWVLFVLAALENIFVLSIFCLHKSSCTVAEIYLGNLAAADLILACGLPFWAITIANNFDWLFGEVLCRVVNTMVYMNLYSSISFLMLVSIDRYLALVKTMSTGRMRGVRWAKLYSLVIWGCALLLSSPMLAFRTMKEYRDEGHNVTACVITYPSRTWEVFTNILLNFVGFLLPLTIITFCTVQIMQVLRNNEMQKFKEIQTERKATVLVLAVLLLFVICWLPFQISTVLDTLLRLDILSGCWDEYVIDVFTQIATYVAYSNSCLNPLVYVIVGKRFRKKSREVFQALCQKGGCMLEPSKMENSMGTLRTSISVERQIHKLPEWVGNSQ